The Kangiella marina genome window below encodes:
- a CDS encoding peptidase S41, protein MIRLLLATILCVLSFDSYSLEPREVKQWKDDLQVYEDKLSHLHIDIFHSVPAKDFRQQLRGLRERLPSMSRSQVIVELMKITRTINDGHTSVPLWNQKLKKFPIKFKAIKGDFYVTAATFEHFNLLGAKLHSINGTSKEIISNKFSQIVPFSENNYSVMSNTGYYLNRAELLEGLGVTDNVFSVQFEFLIGDEVVKVPLNSSTSHDDFKTLRYRSISATGIDIVEKVNSNVWFGSALDGKAVYFKFRRYPSMSEMESLAEKLLAFINDNQSKNLIIDLRENYGGDFFIGLKLAQHLVLADSIDWKSGVYVLIDNETFSAAMSNAAQYTQILNAKLVGEPTGAKPSGYQDMGQFTLPNSNLVVTYSKRLYRFKDEGKDALYPDVTIPLSIDDYINGQDKPLNWIIAELKEN, encoded by the coding sequence TTGATAAGACTGTTATTGGCTACTATTCTTTGTGTGCTTTCTTTTGACTCTTATTCTCTTGAGCCAAGAGAAGTAAAGCAATGGAAGGATGACCTACAGGTTTATGAGGATAAACTTTCTCACTTACACATCGACATATTTCATTCAGTACCGGCTAAAGATTTTAGACAACAGCTTCGTGGATTAAGAGAGCGCTTACCATCCATGTCCCGGAGCCAAGTGATCGTTGAGTTGATGAAAATCACCCGAACGATTAACGATGGGCACACTTCAGTCCCGCTTTGGAATCAAAAGCTTAAAAAGTTTCCTATAAAGTTTAAAGCAATAAAGGGTGACTTTTACGTAACCGCTGCAACATTTGAACACTTCAATTTATTAGGCGCAAAGTTACATTCTATTAATGGAACCTCAAAAGAGATTATTTCTAATAAATTTTCACAAATTGTACCTTTCTCAGAAAACAACTATTCAGTAATGTCTAATACTGGATATTATTTAAATAGGGCAGAGCTTCTAGAGGGGCTCGGCGTAACCGATAACGTATTTTCGGTTCAGTTTGAGTTTTTAATTGGTGATGAAGTAGTCAAAGTGCCGTTAAATTCAAGCACTTCGCATGATGATTTTAAAACTTTGCGCTATAGAAGTATCAGTGCCACAGGTATTGATATTGTAGAAAAGGTTAACTCTAACGTGTGGTTTGGTTCAGCTCTTGATGGTAAGGCAGTTTATTTTAAATTCAGACGCTACCCATCTATGTCAGAAATGGAGTCTTTAGCAGAAAAGTTATTAGCATTTATTAATGATAATCAGTCCAAAAACCTGATCATTGATCTGCGCGAGAACTACGGCGGTGACTTCTTTATTGGACTCAAGTTAGCCCAACACCTGGTATTAGCGGATAGCATAGACTGGAAGTCAGGCGTTTACGTCTTAATTGATAATGAGACCTTTTCTGCCGCGATGAGTAATGCTGCCCAATACACGCAGATACTGAATGCTAAGCTGGTAGGCGAACCGACAGGCGCTAAGCCATCTGGTTATCAAGATATGGGCCAGTTTACGCTACCTAACTCAAACCTTGTTGTGACCTACTCAAAGCGCCTTTATCGCTTTAAAGATGAGGGCAAAGATGCGTTGTACCCAGACGTGACCATTCCTTTATCAATTGATGATTATATTAATGGTCAGGACAAACCTTTAAACTGGATCATAGCTGAGCTAAAAGAGAATTAG
- a CDS encoding GFA family protein: MSTISLKTQCLCKKVSINVAETKPHVDSCHCSMCRKWSGGPFLAIDCGTEVNFEGHEHIKVFSSSEWAERGFCSNCGTHLFYRLKEANQYIMPAGLFDSLDGLESAEFTTQIFIDEKPRYYDFVNKTKMMTGEEVFAAFAGDK; this comes from the coding sequence ATGTCTACCATCAGTCTCAAAACCCAGTGCCTATGCAAAAAAGTCAGCATCAATGTCGCCGAAACCAAGCCTCACGTCGACTCCTGCCACTGCTCAATGTGCCGAAAGTGGTCAGGCGGCCCCTTCCTCGCCATCGATTGTGGAACGGAAGTGAATTTTGAAGGGCATGAGCACATTAAAGTCTTCAGTTCATCTGAATGGGCGGAACGAGGTTTCTGCTCAAACTGCGGTACTCACCTATTCTATCGACTCAAAGAAGCCAACCAATACATCATGCCAGCAGGTTTATTTGATAGCCTTGATGGCCTAGAGAGCGCTGAATTCACCACCCAAATATTTATTGACGAAAAACCCCGCTATTACGACTTCGTCAATAAAACCAAGATGATGACTGGTGAAGAAGTGTTTGCGGCGTTTGCTGGAGACAAATAA